A single window of Haliotis asinina isolate JCU_RB_2024 chromosome 5, JCU_Hal_asi_v2, whole genome shotgun sequence DNA harbors:
- the LOC137283812 gene encoding spore coat protein SP96-like, whose protein sequence is MTNANANATVTTTTTPTATATAIATATATATATATATTTPTATATATATTTPTAAATATTTATTTATATATATATTTTTATSTAIATTTTTPTATATATATTTATTTPTATANHYYYSYCHLHHHHHRYYYSNCYRHRHC, encoded by the exons ATGA CCAACGCCAACGCCAACGCCACcgtcaccactactactactcctaccgCTACCGCCACAGCTATCGCCACCGCTACCGCCACCGCCACTGCCACCGCCacagctactactactcctactgctACCGCCACCGCCACCGCCACCACTActcctactgctgctgctactgctaccaccaccgccaccactactgctactgctactgctactgctaccgccaccactaccaccaccgcCACCTCCACCGCCATcgccaccactactaccactccTACCGCCACCGCCACTGCTaccgccaccaccaccgccaccactACTCCTACTGCCACCGccaaccactactactactcctactgccacctccaccaccaccaccaccgctacTACTACTCCAACTGCTATCGCCACCGCCACTGCTaa